A genomic segment from Deinococcus detaillensis encodes:
- a CDS encoding ParA family protein, protein MIIGVLSRKGGVGKTTLAVHLAAMLARQGKTLLVDEDETRNATTWSRSGKMPFTVAGVMELAREAPRHEHVVIDSRGGMDQASMRDLYKSSDVVVIPVAAEFMTMTTLVQTLDVLRDVDPALGKARVVLTMTRPGRKLEDARTALADVGPAPIQATVRYSEAFRDATEQGVLVRDVRGNRLAKSCWQDCEEVFRGLA, encoded by the coding sequence ATGATCATTGGCGTGTTGAGTCGTAAAGGTGGTGTTGGAAAAACAACGTTGGCTGTTCATCTGGCCGCAATGCTTGCCAGACAGGGAAAGACTCTTCTGGTGGATGAAGATGAAACCCGCAACGCCACGACCTGGAGCCGTAGTGGGAAGATGCCCTTTACCGTGGCCGGAGTCATGGAACTGGCCAGGGAAGCGCCGAGGCATGAGCATGTGGTCATTGACTCACGCGGCGGCATGGATCAGGCGTCCATGCGAGATCTGTACAAGAGCAGCGACGTCGTGGTGATCCCGGTGGCGGCCGAGTTCATGACGATGACCACGCTGGTTCAGACCCTGGATGTTCTGAGAGACGTGGACCCAGCACTTGGGAAGGCCAGAGTCGTGCTCACCATGACCCGGCCAGGCCGCAAACTCGAAGATGCCCGTACCGCCCTGGCAGATGTTGGTCCTGCACCGATTCAGGCCACAGTGCGCTACTCAGAAGCGTTCAGGGACGCAACGGAACAGGGGGTACTGGTACGTGACGTCAGAGGAAACCGCCTGGCCAAGAGCTGCTGGCAGGACTGCGAGGAAGTCTTCCGGGGGCTGGCGTGA
- a CDS encoding tyrosine-type recombinase/integrase yields the protein MPGSVKIRLAAARALYGALRWAGASDAAPLTDVRAARDPVPAWEKRKPYSQADIKKLLIRADPQQTVILLLDAHCGLRVSEMLALTHTDVHLDGERPYLSVMSKRQKRQEVPLSQSTEQALRQWLTMAPQLGIQVLTLKTRKGVSDQLRKLCAVSEVRYDGRHVHGLRHTAGTEIYRQTRDLLEVRDHLRHASMDTSAIYVNHVRTQDKAINRDW from the coding sequence ATGCCGGGCAGCGTCAAGATCAGGCTGGCCGCCGCGCGAGCGTTGTACGGAGCACTCCGCTGGGCCGGGGCCAGCGACGCCGCGCCGCTGACCGACGTACGGGCGGCGCGTGATCCGGTACCGGCCTGGGAAAAACGCAAGCCTTATAGTCAGGCGGACATAAAGAAATTACTGATACGAGCTGATCCACAGCAGACCGTTATCTTGCTGCTGGACGCGCACTGCGGCCTGAGGGTCTCCGAGATGCTGGCACTGACCCACACCGACGTGCACCTGGACGGCGAGCGGCCCTACCTCAGTGTGATGAGCAAACGGCAAAAACGTCAGGAGGTGCCGCTGAGTCAATCTACTGAGCAGGCGCTACGGCAGTGGCTGACCATGGCCCCACAACTTGGGATACAGGTGCTGACCCTGAAAACCCGCAAAGGCGTCAGTGATCAACTCCGCAAGCTGTGCGCAGTTTCTGAAGTCCGTTACGATGGGCGGCACGTTCATGGCCTGCGCCACACGGCGGGGACGGAGATTTACCGCCAGACCCGCGATCTGCTGGAAGTGCGCGACCACCTGCGCCACGCCAGCATGGACACCAGCGCCATCTACGTCAACCACGTCCGCACCCAGGACAAGGCAATCAACCGTGACTGGTAA